From Candidatus Methylomirabilota bacterium, one genomic window encodes:
- a CDS encoding cupin domain-containing protein gives MISRSCVLLTLVVLLAGFGADTAVAQSDKAPKGIKASSLVTSLGAFKDTVNVPVVVTGATVELEPGGQTGREQFRVPTYVYVLEGTLTTDYDDGPVGIKGSQYHAAGQSFMDRGGWWHNHLNRTDKPVKYLILHLGYPGEPNPVRKAEPE, from the coding sequence ATGATCTCGCGATCCTGTGTCCTGCTCACCCTGGTCGTCCTCCTGGCGGGTTTCGGGGCCGACACGGCCGTGGCCCAGAGCGACAAGGCTCCGAAGGGCATCAAGGCCAGCAGCCTGGTCACGTCGCTGGGCGCCTTCAAGGACACCGTCAACGTGCCGGTGGTCGTCACCGGTGCCACCGTGGAGCTCGAGCCGGGCGGGCAAACCGGACGTGAGCAGTTCCGCGTCCCCACCTACGTCTACGTGCTCGAGGGCACCCTCACCACGGACTACGATGACGGCCCCGTCGGCATCAAGGGCTCGCAGTACCACGCGGCCGGCCAGTCGTTCATGGACCGGGGCGGGTGGTGGCACAACCATCTGAACCGGACGGACAAGCCGGTGAAGTATCTGATCCTCCACCTGGGATACCCCGGCGAGCCCAATCCGGTGCGCAAGGCCGAGCCCGAGTAG